Within Paenibacillus sabinae T27, the genomic segment TCTCCGAACTAAGGGAGCTTCGCGAAAAATTTCCGGATACGCTCATTCTGTATTTTTACATGGAACGGGGGGTACGCGGGTACTACGGCATTCATCTGACCTGCGAGGAGCTGGGAATTCATTTCCTGCCGCCGCGCTCGACTTCTTCAGCGATTATCGAGAAGATCAGGCTGGTCCTGATGGAGGACGGCGATGAACGAAGTAATGTGCTGGGAGTGCTTGGCTCCGGTCCGGGAATCGGCTGCACGAGTGTGGCTGGTCTGCTGGCGGGACGAATAGCGGCGGCGGGCAAACGGGTGATTATGCTCGGAATGAACGTATATGATCCGGGCTATGACCGTAAAACGACGACCAGCCTGGACCGGATTCGGCCGAAGCTGACAGGCAGCAGACTGTATGATGAGGATTTTGCCCAACTGATTGTGCAGGACGGATACCGCTATTTGCCGGGAAACCGAGATTACCTGAGCGCCCAGGATTATCAGGAGAGCGAAATGGAGTATTTGCTGGAACGGGCCTCGGACAATGCAGATATCGTCATCGCCGATCTTGGCTCGGTACCGGAGAGCGCAGCGTGGTATACCGGAATGAGAAAATCCGCGCTGCGCCTGCTCGTTACCCATCCGAAGCATGAACACCGGCTTGAAGCGCTTATGGATTTGGCCGGGCATATGGACCTTGCGCCGCATGATTTCAAGCTCGTCATGAACCGCAGCGGACAGGAGGAAACGGTATCCCCAAAAAGCTTGGCCCTTCGGTTCGGCACCGAGATTTTTCTGGATATTCCGTACTACCCGATGGCCTCCGGCAGGCTGCCGCTCGGCAAGAAAGAGCTCGCCCAGGCGGATGAAAAAGTCCGCGCGCTGCTGGCTGCTTTCGGCTATTCGCCCGAGATCAAAAAGAAAGGGATGTTCATATGAGTGACGCGGCGGACTTCGGACGATCCGTTCCTTCGGCGGCATCTCCATTCTCGCTTAAACAGAGCGTGCTCCGCGGCAGCACACCGGGCAAAGAAGACTTCCCCACCTTCCTGCAAAAGATGAAAAGGGAGATGAATGCCGGACTGGAACGGGAGGATGACGCGTATTTCGAGCTTAACGCCAAGGCGCTGACAGGCGACCCGCAGGCGGTCAGTTTTTTCATGAATGAAATTGAAAAATACTTGCGGAAGACGCCTTTTACCGGCAGCGTTCCCGAAGCTTACGACACGGCGGCCGAAGCGCTGTTTCATGAATGGAAGGGGTTCGGCCCGGCATACCGCTGGTTCACGGATCGGGCGTACAGCGAATCGACGGGGCTGCAGATTATCGGGCGGCAAATTTTCTATAACGTAAAAGGTAAGTTTGTGCCTTACCCGTATGAGATGCCGTCGCTGGACCGGGTCGAGCAGTTGAAGCGTTCACTGCTGAAGAGCGATCCGAACAAGAAGCTAAACAAGGATAATCCGTCGGTCGAGTTCAAAATGGATGATCCCCTTTGGCCCGGCAGGTTTATCCGGCTCGCCATTTGGGTTTCCCCGCGTGTATGGGAAGGCTTTACGACGATCTCCATGCGGCGGCAGGTGGTCGAATTTCTCGATCTCGACGATCAGGCGGGCACGGAATGCATTCCGGCGGAGGCCGTAACGATGATTCGCGCACTGGCGATGACTTTTCGCAACACGATTATTGCCGGCTCTGTCGGCTCGGGCAAAACAACCTTTGCCAATACGATTGTCGGCGAGCAGCTGCTTGGTTCTACCTCCTGCATGGGTGTAGTGATGATTGAGAAGCATCCGGAGTCGACGCTGCCTTACCAGATCAAAGGACACCGGATCATTCCGATCCAGGCCGCCAATGAGGAACTGATGGAAGTGGGAATCGAATCACTGCGGCATGACCCTAACCTGCTGTACATGACGGAAATGCGGTACAACGAATGGGAGTTTTACCTGTGGAGCGGGGAAAAGGGCTATGACGGCATCACGGGAACCTTCCACACCGTCGACTCGGAGGACATCCCTTATCAGGGGGCTTTTGCCGTCTCGACACGCATTGGCGGAAGTTTGAAGGGACACCTCGTTTCCGCGCTGAAGGCATGCGAGCTCGTGTTTATTCTCGAAAGCGCGGGAGAAGGCCGGAAGCGGCTGGCCAGTATTTCCGAAGTGTTTTACGACGAGGCCAAGGGTTCGGTGTTCGCGAATGATCTGATGCGCTGGGACCGGGAGAAACAAAGCTGGACCTATAACGCCGGAATCACCGAGGGGCTTTTTCAAAAAATGCGAAAGAGAAATGCGGAAGCAGCCGGGACGCTGCTGGATTCGTTAAAAAGATTGGCCGGCGAGAAACCGCTGTCTACCCCTTTAAGGGAAAGCCTGAAATCGAGAATCGTAATGAACGAATAAGGGGGTGAGAAAAAGTGAATGGAGTGTTTTACCTGATGCGGTTTGCGCTGCACCTGCTGATCGTTTGGGGAATTTGCCTGCTGGTCAAACCGCTTATGGAGCAGGGAGTCCGGCATTTTGCGGCCCAGGTCAATGGCCATTTTATTCGCAGAAAGAAAGTGCTCAGGCTTAAAGCGGGCGGTATTCCCCGGTATGTTCCGTTTTACAGCCATTTGGACAATCTGCTGTACATCGCGAGGCGCAATTACGAGCCGGGAACGACGGTGCTGCGGTTTATGGTGCAATCGGGTCTTTTGGCCGCCGCTGTGTTCTTGTCTGGTCTCCTTACGCTGCGCGAGCTTCCGGGGCATTTGGCTTTTCATAATCCATTTTTGGAGGGGGTGTCATTTGACAGCGGACGTCCTTTGCAGGATGGGTGGCGCCTGCCTCTGTTCCTGGCGGTTCTTGCCGGAATGCTTCCCTATCTACGGCTTCGGTATGCGTATGCGCATAAAAAAGTGAAAGGCAGCTACCATCTGCTCGATGCGGTCAAAATTGCCGCAAAGTTTACGCATTTACCTGTCGATTCGCTGCTTGGCCGAACGGCCGATTATTTGGATGAAGATAATGTTCTTGTAACACCATTAAAAATACTATCAGCTTCTTTCGCCAATTACAGCAGTGAGCATGAGCTTGCCGCGGAGACGCAGCGTTTTGCCAAGGCGGTTGGCACCACGTTTGCCGTCGAGTTCGTTTCGGATCTTTTGTACTGCGAGAAGGAGGGAGGCTCCTATCTGAAAAATTCCCTGATGATGCTGAACCGCTCAATGGAGCAGCAGCGGGAGACGATTCTTGCGGTCAAGGCCAACAGCCGGGATGCGATCAGTCTGGGACTTTACGGCAATCTGGTCGTGCTGTTCTTTTCCATCGGAACGTTCATTTATATGCTGAAGCCCGGCGTCTACTTTCGGCTGCAATTTGAAACCCGAGCCGGTCTGGCTTTTCTGATGGTGATTGTCTCGGGATTGTTCGTGTCTTTTGTCATCGGCAGTGTGCTGGCCAAGCCGAAACTCGATTACCACTGAGGAGATCTGTATGGACAGAATATTTTTGCTTATTGCCGTCCTTGGCATCGTCTATCTCGCTCTCGTTGTGTTCGTCGGCGCCACGGGGAAGCGGGAGCGGTATATGCAGCGTTTGCAGCAGCGGTGGAACGGACTCGGAGAGCGCTTGGAGAACGGCAGGCTCCAGCAGGTCCTTTATGCCGCAGGCTTAACGGTATCTGCCCGGAAGGTTACGCTGTTTCGCTATTTGGCGGCCTTTCTCTATCTGCTCGTAAAAATAGTAGGCGATTATATCCGTGGTCTGCCGTTTAATGCATACGATTTGCTGATTGCTGCGCTCATTCTTGGCCTTACGAGTCCTGCCCGCTATCTTCCGTTCGGCTGGCTGCTTTCCTGGCTGAATCAAAGAGCCGCTGTTCAAAAGGACAGCGAATTGATTTCGTTCCTCCGACTGTATGAGAACAACAGGCTGCGGAGAAGGGGGTATGTGCAGTTCGGCGCTTTCTGCGCCGGGGCTGCAGGACATTTTGTCCATATCCGTCATGATTTGTACGAACTGTCGGAACGGGCGGTGGATGAGGGGGCGGAGCGGGCCATCGAGTGGTTCTGCGAACGGTTTCCGGAGGATCATGCTTTTATAGGCGATATCCGGTCGATTTTGCTGGCTACCGAGGGGATGGACGATGATGCGGAGGCCGCCGCTTATTTGCGGGAACAAGGCAGAATGATCGCCAAAATTTCCAGCGACCAATATCTGCGCAAGTGGTCTTTGATTGGGGATATTGCATCGATTATTAATGTGATTCCGTCGATTGCCACCTTTTTGATGATCGTAACGATGGCCATGCAGTACATTATGCTGATCAAGGGGAATTTTAATGATATTCGCCTGTTTCAGTAAAGATTTGTCATATTCAATCAATGTATAAAAAAATAAAATCAAAAGGGAGATTTTAACAATGAAAAAAGATGCTATTTCTACGGGGCTGTTTATAGCCATCGGGTTTCTGTGTGTCGCTATCGTGATTGCCGTGCTGATTCCGGTCGTGCGGGATGTAATCGATGATGCCGACGACAACCGTCCGGCTGTGCCGGCGGTCAGCATGACGCAGCCGCTTACCCCTGCCGATCCGGCGTCTGAAGTTTCGTTACGCTTGGGAGCCTAGCAGCTGATGAAAAAAGATTCGATCTCTGTCGCCCTGTTCCTCGCCATCGGATTTATTATTGCCGGGATCTTCATCACGTCTGCCACGGGAATGATCGGCAGCAGCCAGGATGACATTATCGCTCATACGAAGCAGGTGGAGAGTTACTAGTTTCCGGGTGATTTCTTTTGCCAGACGAATCTGGGGTAACTGTTTATCCGTCGGCCCTTGGAAAGGAGCGCAAGCGTAGACCATGAAAGCGACGGTCCTCCGGGCTTTGTTTATGTGGCTGGTTTTGTTTATTATTTTGCAGCCGATCTTTACTTATATCGATTATTTGCTGGATTTGCAGGTTAAGGCCAACACCTCTTACATCACACAAAAAGCCGCAACCGAGGGAATGGTTACTGCCGGCATGCGGAGCGAAGTCGTGAACAATCTGAAAGCCTTGGGTTTCTCGGAAGCATCTATTGAAATTACGAGCAGTACGGAGACGGTTCAGGATCGAAATACGAGACTCGACGTCTATGTCAAAGCACCGCGAATATCCATGTTTCCGTACAATTTTTCGGGCGAGACGCAATCTTCCTATTATTACGGCCATGGCTCCATTATGAGCGAATATCTCGATTAAGGTGAATGTATGGATTACATTATCAAGCTGGCTTTCGTGCTGCTGATCTTTATTTATGCCTGGTTTTTTCAGGCGCAGAATCAGGAATGGGACATCGACCGGGAGCTGCTCAAACATTCAATCAACATGGCTGTCCACGATGCCGCCCAGAAAATGAACGAGTCGGAACGCGCGAGAGGAAGGCTGGTCTTCGATCGGGCTTCGGCGGAAGCAAGCTTTAGAGAAACGCTGAAAGCCAATCTTGGCTTGGATGACAGCCTTACACCCCGCACCGGCAGCCGACTGCACTCTAAAGTGGAGGTCGTGGATTTTGCAGTGATCGATGAATCATCGGGCGTAACCTTCCCGTTTCTCTATGAGGACAGCCGGTACGGAATCACAAAATTTTTGCAAGGACCATCCGTGATTGCTGTTATTAAAACAAGGCATCCGGTTCTGATCGCAAGGGCCAAAACGCAGGAAGACATACAGGTGCCGGCGATTCAGGAGTACAAATTCAACAAATAGCCGTTTTGACGGGAATACCGGTTTGAAGGACAATGCGCGGCTTGGATTTTCAAATTCTTCGGTTTTCAGGCCGCTGCGCATTGCCTTTCAGTTTATCGGCAAGGGACTTTTCCGAAGTAGAGAGCTTTTGCCGATAAATTATACAAATATTATTTTAAGGAGAGATCGATGATGAAAAAGACGATTTTGAAAGTAAGTATGGCTGCGGTACTGCTCTCGCAAATGGTGTTGGTAGGGGGAGTAGAAGGAAAGGCTATGGATACAGCGGCGCCGCGTGTAGCAACAACTGTGACGGCCAAGCCGGTGGTTCCGGTTATGACGGATAATTTGTTTAAGTATGGGCTTAAAAAAGATGTGGAGTTGCCTGTTACCGTCACGGCTGGAGGGTTCAGCTACACGCTGGAGAAGATTATGATTTATGATGTGAATTCTACAGAAGTAGTCAAACTCAAAAAAACATATGGATTTCAAGATGTCGGCGGGGTAATCCAAGATCCAAAATACTTTATTTGGACTAAGGTAACAATTCAGAACACTTCGAAGAAAACAATTCACGGCGGAGGTAACGATGTTGTTAGAATGGTTCGTTTTACCTTTCATGATGGGGCATCACCTGATCCGGTATGGCCTAAGAAATTAGCATCAAAAACAAATAGTACGGATGCCCTGTGGACGTATAATCTTAAACCAGGACAAAAAATTACTTCTTATTTGGCATACTACTTTAAGGATTCATTGGATTATTTTGTTATCCGTTTATTCAATGGTAGTGCGCCAGTTGAAAAGTATGTGGTTCCTGAATGAAAATGAGAAAATTAGCTTTAAGGTTCCTTACCATAGCATTAATGTTGGAAGTCTTCGTTACTTCGAACATGGCTGAAGCAGCAACGAGTCAAACTGCTACTGTTGCAATCCCCGTTAATATGGGTTTGGTAGGTGATAACAATGCATATAAGGACTATATGCTGGACTTGCCAAATGAAGTAACTGCGGCTTCTGTGGATACAAGCAGCTTAAAGTATTCTGGAAGTAATACGGTAAGTAGCGGGATATCTATTTCTAATGGGAAAATTAAGCTAAAGCTTCAGGGCGTTGG encodes:
- a CDS encoding ATPase, T2SS/T4P/T4SS family, with translation MSDAADFGRSVPSAASPFSLKQSVLRGSTPGKEDFPTFLQKMKREMNAGLEREDDAYFELNAKALTGDPQAVSFFMNEIEKYLRKTPFTGSVPEAYDTAAEALFHEWKGFGPAYRWFTDRAYSESTGLQIIGRQIFYNVKGKFVPYPYEMPSLDRVEQLKRSLLKSDPNKKLNKDNPSVEFKMDDPLWPGRFIRLAIWVSPRVWEGFTTISMRRQVVEFLDLDDQAGTECIPAEAVTMIRALAMTFRNTIIAGSVGSGKTTFANTIVGEQLLGSTSCMGVVMIEKHPESTLPYQIKGHRIIPIQAANEELMEVGIESLRHDPNLLYMTEMRYNEWEFYLWSGEKGYDGITGTFHTVDSEDIPYQGAFAVSTRIGGSLKGHLVSALKACELVFILESAGEGRKRLASISEVFYDEAKGSVFANDLMRWDREKQSWTYNAGITEGLFQKMRKRNAEAAGTLLDSLKRLAGEKPLSTPLRESLKSRIVMNE